TGGATTATGACGTTAAAAATGCAGTAGCGTAGAAAATAATAGATCTAATATTTGATGCCAAATTCTTTTTCCCCTCCCCTTGTGGGAGGGGATTGCTTCTTGTTCCCAAGCTGGAGCTTGGGAACGAGGGGAAAATTCTTTTTCCCCTCCCCTTGTGGGAGGGGATTGCTTCTTGTTCCCAAGCTGGAGCTTGGGAACGAGGGGAAAATTCTTTTTCCCCTCCCCTTGTGGGAGGGGATTAAGGGGAGGGGGGGATTTTTTGACCTTCGTTAACCTTTTTGCTTAAGGTCTCCACTTTAGAACGCTATCAAAAATCTCTGAACGCGTCGTCGTCCATCGGGATGACCTGTTCGGGATGGACGCTTCTTGCCCCGTTTCCGGGAGGTTTCCCTGATTGGGCGGAAACAACAAGCGTCTTCGACGGAAATGTCTTTGCCTGAAGCACCGGCCGCCGGCGGGGCGCTGTCTCCGTTTGCGCGGATGATACGCGGGTGGCGTTGCTTCCCTGAACCACCGTGATCAGTTCGGCGACAAACTGCTTCATCTGCATCGCCTGGGCGTTCAGCTCTTCGGAAGCCGCCGCCGATTCTTCCGCATTCGCCGCGTTCTGCTGCACCACCTTGTCCATTTCGCCGATAGCGTTGCTGATCTGGGAGATGCCCTGTGCCTGCTCCTTCGAGGCCGCGGCGATCTCGCTGACCAGCTCGCCCACCTTCTTTGCGCCGCTCAGTACCTGCTCGAACGCCTCATTCGTCTTTGAGACGATCTCCGAGCCGTTCTTGATCCGCTTGATCGATTCGTCGATCATGTTGGCGGTGTTCTTCGCCGATTCCGCCGACCGCATCGCGAGGTTCCTCACCTCGTCGGCGACAACTGAGAATCCCGCCCCCGCCTCGCCGGCCCGGGCAGCCTCCACCGCCGCGTTCAAGGACAGTAGATTCGTCTGAAATGCGATTTCGTCGATCGTCTTGATGATCTTCGCCATGTCCTCGCTGCTGGTGGTGATCTCTTTCATCGCCCCGGTGAGCTCCTGCATCGAACGGTTCGCCTCGTTGACGACGCGACCGGTCTCCGCCATCACCGCGTTGGCGTGGTTGGCGTTGTCGGCATTCTGCATCGTCATCGACGAAAGCTCTTCGATCGAGGCCGACGTCTCCTCCAGGGCCGACGCCTGCTCGGAAGAACCCTCCGCAAGAGACTGGCTCGCCGCCGAAACCTGACCGGATGCCGAGGCCACCTGTTCGGACCCCTCGGACAACCCGGCGACGACCCGGTTCACCGGAACGGTGATGGAGCGGGCTAGAAAAATGCCCAGAAGAGACGCGATCACGACGCCCAGCACCGTCACGATGATCGTCAGGGTGACGGCGGCGTCGGCCCCTACGGTGTTGTCGTCAGAGATCTTTTTGGAAAATTCAATCTTGCCGTGCGTCATTTTTTTGAGGTACTCGTCGATCTGACGCGCGGCCGTCATCCCCTCCCCGTTCATCAAATCCAGCGCCGAAACGGTCAGCCCGGATCCAGCAAGCTCAACCATTTTCGCCCGTATGGGGGCGTATGTTTTTATGGCGTCCATCAAGCCGGCGAAATTCTTTTTCGCTTCCTCTGAAACGAGTGTTTTTTCATAATCCTTCGCGTAGCCGTCCATCTCGGCATCCAGCTCTGACAGACGCTGGACGTATTTCGTCGCATCAGCCCCGGTGAGTGAGGCGACTATGACGTCCCTCAGGTTGACGCGCGTGCGTTGAAACGCCATTGAAAAGAGGGCGACCTGCCCCAACGGCTTCGCGCCGCTCTCATACAGAAGCCTGTCGCGGCCGCTAATCTGCCTGATCTCGACGATTCCAAAAACCCCGATAAAGGCCGCGATGAGGGCAACGATAAGAAACCCGCCCAGCAATTTCACGCCGATACTGTATTTTTTCACCTCTTCCTCCATCCTCATGTCAAGAAATTAACCCCGTTGCCGCTTACTGCGGCGGACAACCGCTCCCTATACTTATGCGGCCCCCTCCATGGTAAATTTCAACCCCAGGTTAATAATCCTACCGGCGCCTCTCAAATAGAAAGGGGGTGCTCGGGAGCGATTTGACACCCGGTTCAAACAGGTCGGTCTATTGCCGATGGTCAAGTATTCCCTTCTTGTTCAGCTTGTTCCCAAGCTCCAGCTTGGGAACACAACTGTGCAGAAGCTCCGGCTTCGATTCCCATGAGGCCGTTCGCAAGCTAGAGCTTGGGAACGAGGGGAAACGGAGCTGATGCGCTCGTTGCTTCAAGGCCGTCTGGATCTACCTCACAGGGTCACCCTGGATGTCGTTCTAAAAGATCCGCACCCAATTCTTTTTCCCCTCCCCTTGTGGGAGGGGATTAAGGGGAGGGGGGGATTTTTTGACTTTCGTTAACCTTTTTGCTTAAGGTCTCCACTTTAGAACGCTATCAAAAATCTCTGAACGCGTCGTCGTCCATCGGGATGACCTGTTCGGGATGGACGCTTCTTGCCCCGTTTCCGGGAGGTTTCCCTGATTGGGCGGAAACAACAAGCGTCTTCGACGGAGATGTCTTTGCCTGAAGCACCGGCCGCCGGCGGGGCGCTGTCTCCGTTTGCGCGGATGATACGCGGGTGGCGTTGCTTCCTTGAACCACCGTGATCAGTTCGGCGACAAACTGCTTCATCTGCATCGCCTGGGCGTTCAGCTCTTCGGAAGCCGCCGCCGATTCTTCCGCATTCGCCGCGTTCTGCTGCACCACCTTGTCCATTTCGCCGATAGCGTTGCTGATCTGGGAGATGCCCTGTGCCTGCTCCTTCGAGGCCGCGGCGATCTCGCTGACCAACTCGCCCACCTTCTTTGCGCCGCTCAGTACCTGCTCGAACGCCTCATTCGTCTTTGAGACGATCTCCGAGCCGTTCTTGATCCGCTTGATCGATTCGTCGATCATGTTGGCGGTGTTCTTCGCCGATTCCGCCGACCGCATCGCGAGGTTCCTCACCTCGTCGGCGACAACTGAGAATCCCGCCCCCGCCTCGCCGGCCCGGGCAGCCTCCACCGCCGCGTTCAAGGACAGTAGATTCGTCTGAAATGCGATTTCGTCGATCGTCTTGATGATCTTCGCCATGTCCTCGCTGCTGGTGGTGATCTCTTTCATTGCCCCGGTGAGCTCCTGCATCGAACGGTTCGCCTCGTTGACGACGCGACCGGTCTCCGCCATCACTGCGTTGGCGTGGTTGGCGTTGTCGGCATTCTGCGTCGTCATCGACGAAAGCTCTTCGATCGAGGCCGACGTCTCCTCCAGGGCCGACGCCTGCTCGGAAGAACCCTCCGCAAGAGACTGGCTCGCCGCCGAAACCTGACCGGATGCCGAGGCCACCTGTTCGGACCCCTCGGACAACCCGGCGACGACCCGGTTCACCGGAACGGTGATGGAGCGGATCATAAGGATGCTGATTCCGATTCCCAGAAAAATGGTAATCACTAAAGTGATAATCATTGTCATAATAACTGTTGTTTTTCCTGAATCGGCCAAAATTTCTTTTCCAAGGGACACCATTTTCGCCGAGGCATCCATTGACATATCCTCGGCAATGTTTTCCACTTCATGTATATTATCTTTCACTTTATTTACAAAGTCATTTCCTTCTCTTACAGATACTACTCTCCTACTCATTAAAAGATCGTATAGATCAGTTATATTGGATTCATATATATTCAGATTTGTCTTTATCTGATCCATACGTTCTTTCTGTTTGGGATTGGTAATCGCTTCTTGCATATCGGCGATTCTTGCCAACAAACTTGTACGTTCTTTGTCCCATTTTTCTTTATACCCTTTTACTTTTTCAAGATTCTCCAAATTGATCAGCATGTCTTTTTCGTATCTACGCAATTGAAGGGTATGGGCACGCGCTTTGGAAGCATTTTCCGACATCTTGAAATCCGTGTTTATCGTTCTGATTACTCTGCTGGTAATTTCTTTAACCCTCCAGATACCAGAAACCGATATCAGAATTGTCAATCCAAGGATCATTCCGAACCCTATAAACAGGTTCGTTTTAATGCCTCGCTTTGTTATGCGCATAAGCACTCTCCTTTCAGAAGATGTGATATGAATGATACTTCTTAACTGATACTGGTTGCTGCTCACCCCGCCGGACAACCGCTCCCTATACTTATGCGGCCCCCTCCATGGTAAATTTCAACCCCAGGTTAATAATCCTACCGGCGCCTCTCAAATAGAAAGGGGGTGCTCGGAGCGATTTGAAAATCGGTTCAAACAGGTCGATGTACTGTCAATGGACAAGTATTCCCTTCTTGTTCAGCTTGTTCCCAAGCTCCAGCTTGGGAACACAACTGTGCAGAAGCTCCGGCTTCGATTCCCATGAGGCCGTTCGCAAGCCAGAGCTTGGGAACGAGGGGAAAATTCACAATGAGAGCACCTCAGCGATATTGATCGGTAGATGCAATGGTTTTGTTAACTTAAAATTGGCCAGAAATAAGGGGGGAGTGACAACCTAAAATTGAGCATCTTGGGCGGTTGTCCTCCTGGTAGGTTGGCGTGAACAGGAGCCAACGAGAAGGGACGAAGAGGAGTGTTCGAGATGGACCGGTACGTACTGATCAGGGCGGGGTACCGAGTACAGTTCGCCTCGTTGCCCTCGTTCCCAAGCTGGAGCTTGGGAACGAGGGGAGAGGGGAAAGCTGGAGCTTGGGAACGAGGACAACGAGGGGACATTATCGGTAGGAGCGGGCTTGCCCGCGACCCGTAAAACCGGCAATGCCGCGTTGACCCTGATCGCCGGCAAGCCGGCTCCTACAAAAACAACCGCGGTCTTGTAGGAGCGGCGCCCTCGCCGCGATGAACCAACCCCAATGCCCCGCCCCAGCCCATCGGCCCGAGGGCTGGCCTCCTACAGGGATGCCGATCGCCGACAAGCATGCTCCTACAGCGAGGCGCCCTGGTGTTCCGTCAAGCCGATCGCCCCGGTGTTCGCCTGACACCGAAGGCAGCGATGGTAGGATTGGCCGGCACCTTTCCAAAAGAAAACGGATTTTCCGCGGCCGCAGACACGAAGATTTAAAATTCTCTGAAAATTCCACCTCGTTCCCAAGCTCCAGCTTGGGAACGAGGTGGAAAACTTGAAACCCCGGAACAATAACTCTTTTCGATGTTTGAGCATGTGGTTAAGCGAAAGTCATCAACGAAAAAGTCCTTTGCTATCCAACAGGTCGACGATTTTCTTAAGCAGGAGAAAGAATTCATCTCCTTTGGAATCGATATCTTGGGCGGATTGTGACTTCTTCGTCCATCCATGATCGAAGCCGTTCCGGTAATACACAAGAGCGGGCAGCAGAGCCCTGATCTCTCTTTCTATCCCGGTTTTTTCCAGTTCACTGTAAAGTGGCATCAATCCTTCCATCATACGTTTCTCATCCCCGGAAAAACGCCATTTGGCAGGTTCGAACTGCAACATGCTCACAAAGACTTCCGCTTTGGGACGCTCATCTCGCCCCTTGGCTGTATGCATCGATGCTTTCTCATTGTGGATGAGTCCGATCGACGCGATGGTTTCCCTCATGGCGGTAAACGCTTGCATGCTGAGCTTGTGATCCAAAAGCATCCTAATAAACGCCAGCTGCCCAAGAAAATAGGCTCTATCGTAGCGTTGTGTTGCAAACTCTTCTTTGGCCAGCGTTTCAAATTTGTCCGTGAGTAGTCTGAGCAATTCCTGTCCTGCAGCTGAGGCATGAGGGAAGCGCTCGGTTATTAGCTTGACCACAGTTCGCGCTGCACTGTGAACATTATGCATATCCACATTTCGAATCCTATTGGTGACATCTTGCAGGCTATGGAGGAGCTTGGCATCATTCAATTCTCCCAAACGGAAGGACGGAGTTGCCTTCGCTTGTCGAGCAACTTTCCCCGCGTCGGCGTCTTCCACAAGGCGACTGACACCTTCCGCCCACTCGTTGATAATGAAGAAATTTGTCATGTCCACGACGGGAGCAAGCTCTCGATTCTTTTCATAGGCCCCATAGAATACATGTTCCACGTTCACTCGTTTAGCTTTCTGCAGAAAATGAATAGAGGTTGAAAAAACAATGGGGATCGCACGATAGCCGTGAGTTATATCGACGCTCAGGTGATCTTCGGTTTGGATGTGTTCCAAAATGGCTTCAAACCATCGCCATTGGCCTGCTTCAGTCATGTCTTCCTCCAGTGGAAGGCATACGATATGCCTTGCACCGAGATCCAGGAGTTCGCTTTTGAGGGAGTCGAAGTGCAGAGATTGAGATTTTTCTGTTGTAACTATAAGGACCAGATTGAAAGACTCCGGTCCCAAAAGTTCTACTTCCGCGGCCTGGACGAACTTGGTTCGTCTCGATTCTTTGCCGTCCATAGCATATCGGGCAAAGTCATAATCGTAAGAATCGCCTTTTCTTGTACCTAGACCCAAAAAGCTCAAGAATACGCGTCGCATGACAGTTCCTTTCTTTGCCCAATTTACCATGGCTGAATGTCTGACCTTCCAGGCGTTCTTCATCTCCCATAGTATCGAAATCGTTCATGCCGGAAATGGTGGGTGAGCCGGACACGGCCGTCGGGAAGGTGTTCTTCGAGGGCTTCCCGGCGGGTGGCGGAATACACGGGGATCCAGTTGCGGGCCATGGCGAACCGGACCATGAGGTAGGTGGCTCCGAAATCGCCCTGGACCAGGACGAAGTCACCGGGGCGGGCGTTCCGATCCAGCCAGTCTCTGAAAGGAGCGAGCACGGGCTCTATTTCCGGGACCCTGGGCGGGATGGAGCCCCACAGTTCCTTGAGATCGGGCGGCAGATCAGCGATGGAGGAAACGGCCAGCGACGCCCTGGCGTCCGCGGCCTGGTCCGGGGTGAGCCGGTGGTTGAAAAGGAGAAACAGCGTATGTTCCATGGAAATCGATTCCTCTGTCGGTTTTCGCCGGACGGCCCTTACCGCACGCGTCGCGCACCGCGCTTTTCCAGCTTTTGCACGGGTTCGAAACCCATGTCAACCGGCATGCGGCGGGCTGGCAGGCCGCCGACATGTGCAACCAGGCCTCACTTTGATCGGCGCCCCCATGGTTTTTGATCAGCGGAGCCAAGGTCCTGCAAAAAACCGTTGAGCGGAATCCGCCTTTCTGCTTCAATGATCGCGGGAATTTCGCAGGAAACCCGGCGGCCTGGAACAGGGGGAC
This is a stretch of genomic DNA from Desulfoglaeba alkanexedens ALDC. It encodes these proteins:
- a CDS encoding methyl-accepting chemotaxis protein, producing the protein MKKYSIGVKLLGGFLIVALIAAFIGVFGIVEIRQISGRDRLLYESGAKPLGQVALFSMAFQRTRVNLRDVIVASLTGADATKYVQRLSELDAEMDGYAKDYEKTLVSEEAKKNFAGLMDAIKTYAPIRAKMVELAGSGLTVSALDLMNGEGMTAARQIDEYLKKMTHGKIEFSKKISDDNTVGADAAVTLTIIVTVLGVVIASLLGIFLARSITVPVNRVVAGLSEGSEQVASASGQVSAASQSLAEGSSEQASALEETSASIEELSSMTMQNADNANHANAVMAETGRVVNEANRSMQELTGAMKEITTSSEDMAKIIKTIDEIAFQTNLLSLNAAVEAARAGEAGAGFSVVADEVRNLAMRSAESAKNTANMIDESIKRIKNGSEIVSKTNEAFEQVLSGAKKVGELVSEIAAASKEQAQGISQISNAIGEMDKVVQQNAANAEESAAASEELNAQAMQMKQFVAELITVVQGSNATRVSSAQTETAPRRRPVLQAKTFPSKTLVVSAQSGKPPGNGARSVHPEQVIPMDDDAFRDF
- a CDS encoding methyl-accepting chemotaxis protein, which translates into the protein MRITKRGIKTNLFIGFGMILGLTILISVSGIWRVKEITSRVIRTINTDFKMSENASKARAHTLQLRRYEKDMLINLENLEKVKGYKEKWDKERTSLLARIADMQEAITNPKQKERMDQIKTNLNIYESNITDLYDLLMSRRVVSVREGNDFVNKVKDNIHEVENIAEDMSMDASAKMVSLGKEILADSGKTTVIMTMIITLVITIFLGIGISILMIRSITVPVNRVVAGLSEGSEQVASASGQVSAASQSLAEGSSEQASALEETSASIEELSSMTTQNADNANHANAVMAETGRVVNEANRSMQELTGAMKEITTSSEDMAKIIKTIDEIAFQTNLLSLNAAVEAARAGEAGAGFSVVADEVRNLAMRSAESAKNTANMIDESIKRIKNGSEIVSKTNEAFEQVLSGAKKVGELVSEIAAASKEQAQGISQISNAIGEMDKVVQQNAANAEESAAASEELNAQAMQMKQFVAELITVVQGSNATRVSSAQTETAPRRRPVLQAKTSPSKTLVVSAQSGKPPGNGARSVHPEQVIPMDDDAFRDF
- the csx2 gene encoding TIGR02221 family CRISPR-associated protein — protein: MRRVFLSFLGLGTRKGDSYDYDFARYAMDGKESRRTKFVQAAEVELLGPESFNLVLIVTTEKSQSLHFDSLKSELLDLGARHIVCLPLEEDMTEAGQWRWFEAILEHIQTEDHLSVDITHGYRAIPIVFSTSIHFLQKAKRVNVEHVFYGAYEKNRELAPVVDMTNFFIINEWAEGVSRLVEDADAGKVARQAKATPSFRLGELNDAKLLHSLQDVTNRIRNVDMHNVHSAARTVVKLITERFPHASAAGQELLRLLTDKFETLAKEEFATQRYDRAYFLGQLAFIRMLLDHKLSMQAFTAMRETIASIGLIHNEKASMHTAKGRDERPKAEVFVSMLQFEPAKWRFSGDEKRMMEGLMPLYSELEKTGIEREIRALLPALVYYRNGFDHGWTKKSQSAQDIDSKGDEFFLLLKKIVDLLDSKGLFR
- the csx20 gene encoding CRISPR-associated protein Csx20, which encodes MEHTLFLLFNHRLTPDQAADARASLAVSSIADLPPDLKELWGSIPPRVPEIEPVLAPFRDWLDRNARPGDFVLVQGDFGATYLMVRFAMARNWIPVYSATRREALEEHLPDGRVRLTHHFRHERFRYYGR